A portion of the Thermoleophilaceae bacterium genome contains these proteins:
- a CDS encoding TldD/PmbA family protein — MTVTNTDLAAAAQRALAAAAAAGADEAEAWCEESTSRQIRAYDGAVESLSDAGARGLGLRVFVGARAGYAYGTDLTGDGMDGLALAAVGAARVADEDEHAGLPEELGTTEVGGLSSPALADWSTERKVELALEVERAARAHAGVSQVEDSVYADSEGRVALANSRGFAAGYEATAAWAYCSAFAGEGADLMTGLGVGLARDPGGLDPAAIGDEAAERALSLMGARQPESRRCPVVLDAFVAASFLGFIGGMVSADAVQRGRSLFADKEGEEIAAPELRLADDATDPGGLESAPFDGEGAPARRTALIEDGRLVSFLFDARTARKAGRASTGSAGRGSYRVPPSVSTKNLVLEPGDAALDGLLSRAGDGLYVTDVAGLHSGVNPVSGTFSVGASGRLIEGGELGAPVREITIASDLVSMLRSVQAVGSDTRWVPFGGSVKAAPLLLGEMSVSGA, encoded by the coding sequence GACCGTGACGAACACCGACCTCGCCGCAGCAGCCCAGCGGGCGCTCGCGGCGGCGGCCGCTGCCGGCGCCGACGAGGCAGAGGCCTGGTGCGAGGAGTCCACGAGTCGCCAGATCCGCGCCTACGACGGCGCGGTGGAGAGCCTCTCCGACGCAGGCGCCCGCGGCCTCGGACTGCGTGTGTTCGTGGGTGCCCGCGCCGGCTACGCCTACGGCACCGACCTCACCGGGGACGGGATGGACGGGCTCGCGCTGGCCGCGGTGGGCGCCGCGCGGGTGGCCGACGAGGACGAGCACGCCGGCCTGCCCGAGGAGCTCGGCACCACCGAAGTCGGCGGGCTCTCCTCGCCGGCGCTCGCGGACTGGAGCACGGAGCGCAAGGTGGAGCTGGCGCTTGAGGTGGAGCGGGCGGCGCGCGCGCACGCCGGCGTGTCCCAGGTGGAGGACAGCGTGTACGCCGACAGCGAGGGCCGCGTGGCACTCGCGAACTCACGCGGTTTCGCCGCAGGCTACGAGGCCACCGCGGCCTGGGCGTACTGCTCGGCCTTCGCGGGCGAGGGCGCCGACCTCATGACCGGCCTCGGCGTGGGCCTCGCGCGCGACCCCGGCGGGCTCGACCCGGCCGCGATCGGCGACGAGGCCGCCGAGCGTGCGCTCTCGCTGATGGGCGCGCGCCAACCCGAGAGCCGCCGCTGCCCGGTGGTGCTGGACGCGTTCGTCGCCGCCAGCTTTCTCGGCTTCATCGGCGGCATGGTCTCCGCGGACGCGGTGCAGCGCGGGCGCTCGCTGTTCGCGGACAAGGAGGGCGAGGAGATAGCTGCGCCAGAGCTGCGCCTCGCCGACGACGCCACCGATCCCGGCGGCCTCGAGAGCGCCCCCTTCGACGGCGAGGGCGCGCCGGCGCGGCGCACCGCGCTGATCGAGGACGGCCGGCTGGTCAGCTTCCTCTTCGACGCCCGCACGGCGCGCAAGGCGGGCCGCGCCAGCACTGGCAGCGCCGGGCGCGGGTCCTATCGCGTGCCGCCCTCGGTGAGCACGAAGAACCTCGTGCTCGAACCCGGCGACGCCGCCCTCGACGGACTGCTCAGCCGCGCCGGCGACGGCCTCTACGTCACCGACGTGGCGGGCCTGCACTCCGGCGTCAACCCCGTCTCCGGCACCTTCTCGGTGGGGGCCAGCGGCCGCCTGATCGAGGGCGGTGAGCTGGGCGCGCCGGTGCGCGAGATCACCATCGCGAGCGACCTCGTGTCCATGCTGCGCTCCGTCCAGGCGGTCGGGTCCGACACCCGTTGGGTGCCCTTCGGCGGCAGCGTCAAGGCCGCTCCGCTGCTGCTCGGCGAGATGTCGGTCTCGGGCGCATAA
- a CDS encoding HU family DNA-binding protein, translated as MTKAEFVDQVASNSGLGKGDATKAVDAVLNTIEETLARGGEISFTGFGKFSVAQRGARQGVNPQTGEKIQIAASQVPKFSAGSALKKRVKGG; from the coding sequence GTGACGAAAGCCGAGTTCGTTGATCAGGTCGCGTCCAACTCGGGCCTGGGCAAGGGCGACGCCACCAAGGCCGTCGACGCCGTGCTCAACACGATCGAGGAGACGCTCGCACGGGGCGGTGAGATCAGCTTCACCGGCTTCGGCAAGTTCTCCGTGGCCCAGCGGGGTGCACGCCAGGGCGTGAACCCGCAGACCGGGGAGAAGATCCAGATCGCGGCCAGCCAGGTCCCGAAGTTCTCCGCCGGCAGCGCGCTGAAGAAGCGCGTCAAGGGCGGCTGA
- the pyrF gene encoding orotidine-5'-phosphate decarboxylase, producing MAALVEDRRSQIVLGLDPDPAALWPAAVQAAGDGPGDVRERTAAAVAAHCRAAIEAAGAACVAVKPQLACFERLGAPGWAALEQTVAAAHEHGLLVIADGKRADVPVTARAYGQALVGEVEGPFGMVGGLDADAFTANPLLGRDSLEPLLDAAQLAGAGIFCLVRTSNPGAADVQDLDAGGQPVHERLARMVAELGAPSVGHSGLSAVGAVTGATRPELLARLRRLMPHAVFLLPGVGAQGGTVDALAPAFAPHPAAGLVAASRSIVGAAARRGGHPAEAAADAAEQLRAAAWALSVRG from the coding sequence CTGGCTGCGCTGGTTGAGGATCGGCGCAGCCAGATCGTCCTCGGTCTCGACCCCGACCCCGCCGCGCTCTGGCCCGCAGCGGTCCAGGCGGCGGGGGACGGGCCGGGTGATGTCCGCGAGCGCACGGCCGCGGCGGTCGCCGCCCATTGCCGCGCCGCCATCGAGGCGGCGGGGGCGGCCTGCGTGGCGGTCAAGCCGCAGCTGGCGTGCTTCGAGCGGCTCGGGGCGCCCGGCTGGGCGGCGCTGGAGCAGACGGTCGCGGCGGCGCACGAGCACGGGCTGCTCGTGATCGCCGACGGCAAGCGCGCTGACGTCCCGGTCACGGCTCGCGCCTACGGGCAGGCGCTCGTGGGGGAGGTCGAGGGGCCGTTCGGCATGGTCGGGGGCCTGGATGCGGACGCCTTCACGGCCAACCCGCTGCTGGGGCGCGACTCGCTCGAGCCGCTGCTCGACGCGGCGCAGCTCGCGGGCGCGGGGATCTTCTGCCTGGTGCGCACCTCCAACCCCGGCGCGGCTGACGTGCAGGATCTCGACGCGGGCGGGCAGCCGGTGCACGAGCGGCTCGCCCGGATGGTCGCGGAGCTCGGGGCGCCGAGCGTGGGGCACAGCGGCCTCTCGGCCGTGGGCGCGGTCACCGGCGCCACCCGGCCGGAGCTGCTCGCCCGGCTGCGCCGGCTCATGCCCCACGCGGTCTTCCTGCTGCCGGGCGTCGGGGCCCAGGGCGGCACCGTCGACGCACTGGCGCCGGCATTCGCGCCGCATCCGGCCGCCGGGCTGGTGGCGGCGTCGCGCTCCATCGTCGGCGCCGCGGCGCGGCGCGGCGGCCATCCGGCGGAGGCCGCGGCCGACGCGGCCGAGCAGCTCCGCGCGGCGGCCTGGGCGCTGTCGGTGCGCGGCTGA
- a CDS encoding LysM domain-containing protein, whose product MEERSRNPLRLLAPVALALFVLAFVVVLTSADVGGGGGDDATDARQSEERDLGGTAEEEQTGTAENASEEDEGLPDDVYVVKEGDTLGAISETVGISVEQLQELNPDLDPQALVSGQQIKLRE is encoded by the coding sequence ATGGAGGAACGCTCCCGCAACCCGCTGCGCCTGCTCGCGCCCGTCGCGCTGGCCCTCTTCGTGCTCGCGTTCGTCGTGGTGCTCACCAGCGCCGACGTCGGGGGCGGAGGCGGCGATGACGCCACGGACGCGCGCCAGTCCGAGGAGCGCGACCTCGGCGGCACGGCGGAGGAGGAGCAGACGGGCACCGCCGAGAACGCGAGCGAGGAGGACGAGGGCCTCCCCGACGACGTCTATGTCGTGAAGGAGGGGGACACGCTCGGCGCGATCTCGGAGACCGTGGGGATCAGCGTGGAGCAGCTGCAGGAGCTCAACCCCGACCTCGACCCCCAGGCGCTCGTCTCGGGCCAACAGATCAAGCTCCGAGAGTGA